GGGCCGCTGTTCCGGCGCATCCTCCACGGCGTGTACATCGCCGCCCGGGTCCCGGTGCGTGCCCGGGAACGCATCGAGGCCGCGCTGCTCGTCCACCCGGACGGCGCCTGGGCGAGCCATGCGAGCGCGGCGCGGGTCTACCGCCTACCGGTGCCGGCGCGGTGCACCGACGAGCACGTGACCGTACGCCGACGTCAGGACCGTCGCGCCCGACGCGAGGTGGTCCCCCACCTGGCCGCCGAGCTGAGCCGCGCCTGCCTCGTCGCGGGCCTGCCGGTCAGTCGGCCGTTGGACCTGTTCCTCGAGCTGGCCGGACTGCTGAACCTGGTGGAGCTCGTCGTGGTCGGTGACGCGATGGTCCGGCTCGGGCTGGTCAGCAGGCAGGAGCTCGTCGACGCGATGGCGGTCAGCCACGATCCTCATGCCCGGGCCGCGCGCCGGGCAGCGACGTACGTCCGTGCGGAGGTCGACTCGCCCATGGAGAGCCGGCTGCGGATGCTCCTGGTGCTCGCGGGGCTGCCCGAGCCGCGGGTGAACTTCAAGCTGCTGTACGACGACGGCCGGGTCCGCTACCGGCTCGACCTGAGCTATCCGGAGCTGCAGCTCGCGGTGGAGTACGACGGGCGGCACCACCGCGACGACGACAAGCAGCACGAGAACGACGTCGACCGCGACGAGTGGCTCGACTACCACGGCTGGATGCTCACCAAGGTCTTCTCCCGCGGGATCCAGGACTTCGACGGCACGGCCGGCGTGAAGGCCATGGAGGACCGGCTGCAGGTAGTCGGCGGGCTGGCCGACACCGAGCGGTTGTTGATGGACCAGGGCTGATGACACGGACCCGGACGGGCCGTCCCGCCACCCAGGCCGGAATCGCCCGGTACCACGACCTCGCTGGCTAGGATCAGGCCATGGCCGACAACAACTGGGTCCAGCAGCGTGAGAAGACCGCGGCCCTGGACGCCCTGTGCGAGGCCATCGAGCGGTACACCGCCGAGCACGGATACTCCCCCACCCGCGGGGAGTTGGCCGAGGCCACCGGCCTCGGGGAGAGCACGGTGAGGCGGCATCTGAAGTCGCTCATCGCCGAGGGCAGGGTGACCGAGGGCTCCGGTCCCCGTACCCTGCGCCTTGCCCTGTGATGCACGGTTTGCATCACTTTCCGTAATATCGCACAAAAGTAAAAGTACGACGGCTAATGTCCTTGCCGTCGTCCCAGCGCCGCACCCATCCCATCACCACATCAACCGGGGGGTACCCACCCATGTTCAAGAAGCTTCTGATCGGCCTCGGGGCCGTGTTCCTGCTCATCATCGTCATCGGCGCGATCTCCGGCGGCGGTAGCGACTCCACCAGCGCTGACGAGGAGTCGATCTCCGGCACCAACGAGGACACCGCTGAGCCCGCCACGGAGGACGCCGGCGACACCAAGGAGCCGGCCAAGGAGGAGCCCGCCGCCGAGGAGTCCAAGCCCGCGGGCAACACCGTCGGCAACTGGACGATCCTCAACAAGCCGAAGTTCGGCCAGGAGTACGGCATGTTCAAGTCCGTCGACCTGCGCGTGCAGAACACCAGCGATTCCGAGGACGACCCGTGGCTGGAGATCCGCCTCACCAACGGCAACGACCTCGTGACCACGTTCGACTGCATCGGCCAGACCGTCCGTCCCGGTGAGACCACCACGCTGGAGTGCTCCAGCCTGGACGACTTCCGCAAGTTCACCGACTACGAGATCCTCAACGCGTTCTGATGAGCAACTGGACGCCTCCCCGTCGCAGCCGACGCCGCCGCGCCAGCCGAAGGCCCGCACCGGCCTGCTCATCGGCCTCGGCGTGGCGGTCCCGGTCGCTGCCGTTGTAGGCGTGGCGGCAGGGTTCGGGCTCTCACGGATCGCCGCCGACGCACCTGTCATCGGGAACCACGCCAAGGACTGTCAAGTTGCGTTGGAGTACTCGATGGACATGCTGGACATCATGTCCGACGGCTTCGACGCCAGCACCAACGACGACCTCTACGGGCTGGAGTCCGCCCTCGACGACATGCATCGGCTCACCGACCGCATGGAACAGTCGACCGGTGTCAGCGAGGT
The DNA window shown above is from Nocardioides mesophilus and carries:
- a CDS encoding LexA family protein; this encodes MADNNWVQQREKTAALDALCEAIERYTAEHGYSPTRGELAEATGLGESTVRRHLKSLIAEGRVTEGSGPRTLRLAL